One stretch of Longimicrobium sp. DNA includes these proteins:
- a CDS encoding ABC transporter permease → METLLTTLLRAGRRLRRAPGFTAAAVLTLALGIGATAAVFTLVDAVLLRPLPYPAAERLVALRHAAPGLDVADAGLSDGTYLHYRAHNRVLEAMGVWVENVVNATDGDPERVQVALVTPGVFGALGVTPALGRLFTPDDALPDATPVVVISHAFWMRRYGGDPGIVGRSIELNRLPRKVVGVLPPAFDFPRPETQVWYALPVQATESGIHALYLGSVGRLRPGVSPAAAEADLRRLTAALPEAYGDATPELLRESGLRPVVVPLKEALVGDVRPALMILLCTAAFVLLIACANVATLFLARAERQQGEVAVERALGAGGVDLAARFLGEAMLVAGAGAALGLALAEVAVRARFGFAPGEIPRLHEVRVSAATMALVLTAAVVAAALPATLGLLRAARGRLTAALSGTRSTYGPHTRRVQGLLVLLQVALALALLIGSAVMVQSFRRLRAVELGFDPRSTLAVEVSLPFREYPAYQDGARFHHALLARLRQFPGVQAAEVAGTLPLSPVPEFLASPVAPDPAEAGVRVTPPMASLNLASPGYFAAMRIPLRRGRGFEPTDLAGGAPPVILSEALARALFRGENPVGRWVRVGVDGPAYAVAGVAEDVPGESLTGGGARALYFPVIDDPRLPGGAEVPVPVYPRDMTVVVRAAVPPATLAAAVRQAVRELDPKVPLARVRTLEEVVEAASARTRLTMLLLLAAAASALFLGVIGIYGLVSYTVGARTREIGVRLALGATPGAVRRMVVRQGVVLAAGGIAAGLLPAFALTRILRGLLYGVSPSSPAAYVTMSALLFVVVLGATFVPARRAGRVDPAAALKAE, encoded by the coding sequence ATGGAGACGCTCCTCACCACTCTCCTACGCGCGGGCCGCCGCCTGCGCCGCGCGCCCGGCTTCACCGCCGCCGCGGTGCTCACGCTGGCGCTCGGGATCGGCGCCACGGCCGCCGTCTTCACCCTAGTGGACGCCGTCCTTCTCCGTCCGCTGCCCTACCCCGCCGCCGAGCGGTTGGTCGCGCTCCGCCACGCCGCCCCCGGGCTGGACGTTGCCGACGCCGGACTGTCGGACGGCACCTACCTGCACTACCGGGCGCACAACCGCGTCCTCGAAGCGATGGGCGTGTGGGTGGAGAACGTGGTCAACGCCACCGACGGCGATCCCGAGCGGGTGCAGGTCGCGCTGGTCACGCCCGGCGTCTTCGGCGCGCTGGGCGTGACGCCCGCGCTGGGGCGGCTCTTCACCCCGGATGATGCCCTCCCCGACGCGACGCCCGTGGTGGTGATCAGCCACGCCTTCTGGATGCGGCGCTACGGCGGAGATCCTGGGATCGTGGGCCGCTCTATCGAGCTGAACCGGCTCCCTCGAAAGGTGGTGGGGGTGCTCCCGCCCGCGTTCGACTTCCCCCGCCCGGAGACGCAGGTGTGGTACGCGCTCCCCGTACAGGCGACCGAGTCCGGGATTCACGCCCTCTACCTGGGCTCGGTGGGGCGGCTCAGGCCCGGGGTGAGCCCCGCCGCCGCCGAGGCCGACCTGCGTCGGCTCACCGCTGCCCTCCCCGAGGCGTACGGCGACGCCACGCCAGAGCTGCTGCGCGAGTCCGGCCTGCGTCCGGTCGTGGTGCCGCTGAAGGAGGCGTTGGTGGGCGACGTCCGCCCGGCGCTGATGATCCTGCTGTGCACCGCGGCCTTCGTCCTCCTGATCGCATGTGCCAACGTGGCCACGCTCTTCCTGGCGCGCGCCGAGCGGCAGCAAGGAGAGGTTGCGGTGGAGCGGGCGCTGGGGGCGGGCGGGGTCGACCTGGCCGCGCGCTTCCTGGGAGAGGCGATGCTGGTCGCGGGGGCGGGGGCCGCCCTGGGGCTCGCGCTGGCCGAAGTGGCGGTGCGGGCGCGCTTCGGCTTCGCGCCCGGCGAGATCCCTCGCCTCCACGAGGTCCGGGTGAGCGCGGCCACCATGGCGCTGGTGCTGACTGCCGCGGTGGTGGCGGCCGCGCTCCCGGCGACTCTGGGGCTGCTGCGCGCCGCCCGCGGGCGACTCACCGCCGCGCTTTCGGGGACGCGGTCCACCTACGGCCCCCATACGCGCCGGGTGCAGGGCCTCCTCGTCCTGCTGCAGGTGGCGCTCGCGCTGGCGCTGCTGATCGGATCGGCGGTGATGGTGCAGAGCTTCCGCCGGTTGCGCGCGGTCGAGCTCGGGTTCGACCCCCGGAGCACCCTGGCGGTGGAGGTGTCACTCCCCTTCCGCGAATACCCCGCGTACCAGGACGGGGCGCGCTTCCACCACGCCCTCCTCGCCCGCCTGCGGCAGTTCCCGGGCGTGCAGGCCGCCGAGGTGGCGGGCACCCTGCCGCTCTCCCCCGTCCCGGAGTTCCTCGCCTCGCCCGTCGCGCCCGACCCGGCGGAGGCCGGCGTGCGCGTGACGCCGCCCATGGCCTCGCTCAACCTCGCCTCGCCCGGCTACTTCGCGGCCATGCGCATCCCGCTTCGGCGGGGACGCGGCTTCGAGCCCACCGACCTCGCGGGCGGCGCGCCGCCGGTGATCCTGAGCGAAGCGCTGGCGCGCGCGCTGTTCCGCGGCGAGAACCCGGTCGGGCGGTGGGTGCGCGTGGGCGTGGACGGCCCGGCGTACGCCGTGGCCGGCGTGGCCGAAGACGTTCCCGGAGAATCGCTGACCGGTGGGGGAGCGCGAGCGCTGTACTTCCCCGTGATTGACGACCCGCGTCTCCCCGGCGGCGCGGAGGTCCCGGTGCCCGTCTACCCGCGCGACATGACCGTGGTGGTGCGCGCCGCCGTCCCCCCAGCCACCCTGGCCGCGGCGGTGCGCCAGGCCGTGCGCGAACTCGACCCGAAGGTGCCGCTGGCCCGCGTGCGCACGCTGGAGGAGGTGGTGGAGGCCGCCTCCGCGCGCACCCGGCTCACCATGCTCCTGCTGCTCGCGGCAGCCGCCTCCGCCCTCTTCCTGGGGGTGATCGGGATCTACGGTCTGGTCTCGTACACGGTGGGCGCCCGCACCCGCGAGATCGGTGTGCGGCTCGCGCTGGGGGCCACCCCGGGCGCGGTGCGCCGGATGGTCGTGCGGCAGGGGGTGGTGCTGGCCGCCGGCGGGATCGCGGCCGGGCTCCTCCCCGCGTTCGCGCTCACCCGCATCCTGCGCGGGCTCCTGTATGGGGTCAGCCCCAGCAGCCCGGCCGCGTACGTGACCATGTCGGCGCTCCTCTTCGTTGTGGTACTGGGCGCCACCTTCGTCCCGGCACGCCGCGCCGGCCGCGTCGACCCGGCAGCCGCGCTCAAGGCCGAGTGA
- a CDS encoding helix-turn-helix transcriptional regulator — translation MRRLLHSIHDEVFQGALTVKQLKKRCGIGDHNVSCRFKHEVGVSIKGYIESLRLDAAAYLLARGHFTASEAAQSVGYANLQTFYPAFRRRFGCTPGEYRARMARGATEDSEAAYIRADVRP, via the coding sequence GTGCGGCGCCTGCTGCACAGTATCCACGACGAGGTGTTTCAGGGCGCGCTCACCGTCAAGCAACTGAAGAAGCGCTGCGGGATCGGCGACCACAACGTCTCGTGCCGTTTCAAGCACGAGGTTGGGGTTTCGATCAAGGGCTACATCGAATCGCTGCGGCTGGACGCGGCGGCGTACCTGCTCGCGCGTGGACACTTCACCGCCTCGGAGGCCGCGCAGTCGGTCGGGTATGCCAACCTCCAGACCTTCTATCCCGCCTTCCGGCGCCGCTTCGGCTGCACTCCCGGCGAGTACCGCGCGCGGATGGCCCGGGGAGCCACGGAGGACTCTGAAGCGGCGTATATCCGCGCGGACGTGCGCCCGTGA
- a CDS encoding gluconate 2-dehydrogenase subunit 3 family protein yields MSPAERATLTAALECVLPGAAEAGAAGYAERLAARSDPSAAAERLSVGLALLDSLAEGMWGAPFAACSGEQRDGVLEELGRVPHHSAQRCLRMLVQLAIRGFLCAPEHGGNRGGAGWKFAGFTPHPRTAGVADALR; encoded by the coding sequence GTGAGTCCGGCCGAGCGTGCCACCCTGACCGCCGCCCTGGAGTGCGTCCTTCCCGGCGCCGCGGAAGCCGGCGCAGCCGGATACGCGGAGCGTCTGGCCGCGCGCTCCGACCCGAGCGCCGCAGCCGAACGGCTCTCGGTGGGGCTCGCGCTGCTGGACTCCCTGGCAGAGGGGATGTGGGGCGCGCCGTTCGCGGCGTGCTCGGGCGAGCAGCGCGACGGCGTTCTGGAAGAGCTCGGGCGCGTTCCGCACCATTCGGCGCAGCGCTGCCTCCGGATGCTGGTGCAACTGGCCATCCGCGGCTTCCTCTGCGCCCCGGAGCACGGGGGGAACCGCGGGGGCGCGGGGTGGAAGTTCGCCGGCTTCACCCCCCATCCGCGCACCGCGGGAGTCGCCGATGCGCTCCGGTGA
- a CDS encoding GMC family oxidoreductase — MRSGDDVRDVLVIGSGAGGGPLALRLSRAGFDVLVLEKGPRHARADYRHDELLHADRPGFFVPPTSSEPHVLVRYRGGGEPAAPERSWLGWLACCVGGGTAHMGASLYRFHPDDFRLRSRLGAFEEVEDWPYGYDALERYYVRAEWTVGVSGAGATHPYEGRRSRSLPLPPLPSHPLAAHVDAACERLGLTAFATPRGINSRPYAGRPACELCDFCAGYGCPAGARGSTQEALHPRAEATGRCEVRAGATVHRVTVDARGRADGCLYLDPAGAEHRVRARVVCVCASAVETARLLLLSACPSFPDGLANGSGRVGRHLQFHATSDGRARFRYDRHPGKGLSDRTPFLGRSVMDHYFLPAGAAAYAKGGLLRFDMQRTYPIEAAERIAFEGPTGPLWGARLKERLRAYFRDAREVEFEVFHDFFPNARTRVELDPDVCDHRGIPVARIYLEEPAHHRAAGAWLRARGLEVLEAAGADELIPGEAGRTATVMVHGTCRAGRDPAGSVLNEFCRAHEIPNLFVVDGSFMPTSGGAPSTLTILANSFRTADYIADRARAGELARAAGRGATHGWRAPAAGTRSGKDASMDERRAVRAAAGEGAGTREDA; from the coding sequence ATGCGCTCCGGTGACGACGTCCGCGACGTCCTGGTGATCGGCAGCGGCGCGGGCGGGGGACCGCTGGCGCTCCGGCTCTCGCGCGCCGGGTTCGACGTGCTGGTGCTGGAGAAGGGCCCGCGCCACGCGCGCGCCGACTACCGTCACGACGAGCTCCTCCACGCCGATCGGCCGGGCTTCTTCGTCCCACCGACATCGAGCGAGCCGCACGTGCTGGTGCGCTACAGGGGGGGTGGCGAACCGGCGGCGCCCGAGCGCAGTTGGCTGGGGTGGCTGGCCTGCTGCGTGGGCGGAGGGACCGCCCACATGGGCGCCTCGCTTTACCGCTTCCACCCGGACGACTTCCGCCTTCGCTCCAGGCTGGGTGCCTTCGAGGAGGTGGAGGACTGGCCGTACGGCTACGACGCGCTGGAGCGCTACTACGTCCGCGCGGAATGGACAGTCGGCGTCTCCGGCGCCGGCGCCACGCACCCGTACGAGGGGCGCCGCTCCCGTTCTCTCCCCCTGCCGCCCCTCCCTTCCCACCCGCTGGCCGCGCACGTGGATGCCGCCTGCGAACGGCTGGGGCTCACCGCCTTCGCCACCCCGCGCGGCATCAACTCGCGTCCGTACGCCGGCCGGCCGGCGTGCGAGCTGTGTGACTTCTGCGCCGGGTACGGCTGCCCGGCGGGCGCGCGGGGGAGCACGCAGGAGGCGCTGCACCCCCGCGCCGAGGCCACCGGGCGGTGCGAGGTGCGCGCAGGGGCCACCGTGCACCGCGTCACCGTGGACGCCCGCGGCCGCGCCGACGGGTGCCTGTACCTGGATCCGGCCGGGGCCGAGCACCGCGTCCGCGCACGCGTGGTCTGCGTGTGCGCCTCGGCCGTGGAGACGGCGCGCCTGCTCCTCCTCTCGGCGTGCCCATCCTTCCCGGATGGGCTGGCGAACGGGAGCGGACGGGTCGGTCGCCACCTGCAGTTCCACGCGACCTCCGACGGGCGCGCGCGCTTCCGTTACGACCGTCACCCCGGCAAAGGCCTCTCCGATCGCACCCCGTTCCTGGGGCGCTCGGTGATGGACCACTACTTCCTCCCCGCCGGCGCGGCGGCATACGCAAAGGGCGGGCTCCTGCGCTTCGACATGCAGCGCACGTACCCCATAGAGGCGGCCGAGCGGATCGCGTTCGAGGGACCTACGGGCCCGCTGTGGGGTGCGCGGCTGAAGGAGCGGCTCCGCGCGTACTTCCGCGATGCGCGCGAGGTGGAGTTCGAGGTCTTCCACGACTTCTTTCCCAACGCGCGCACCCGCGTCGAGCTGGATCCGGACGTGTGCGACCACCGGGGGATTCCCGTCGCACGCATCTACCTGGAGGAGCCGGCGCATCACCGCGCGGCCGGCGCGTGGCTACGCGCGCGTGGCCTGGAGGTGCTGGAGGCGGCCGGCGCCGACGAGCTCATCCCCGGCGAGGCCGGGCGCACCGCCACGGTGATGGTCCACGGGACGTGCCGGGCTGGGCGCGATCCGGCCGGCTCGGTCCTGAACGAGTTCTGCCGCGCGCACGAGATCCCCAACCTGTTCGTGGTCGACGGCAGCTTCATGCCGACGTCGGGGGGCGCGCCGTCCACCCTCACGATCTTGGCGAACAGCTTCCGGACGGCGGACTACATCGCCGACCGCGCCCGTGCGGGAGAACTGGCGCGCGCGGCGGGACGGGGCGCGACGCACGGATGGCGGGCGCCGGCGGCGGGAACCCGTAGCGGAAAGGACGCTTCGATGGACGAGCGGCGCGCGGTCAGGGCGGCGGCCGGAGAGGGCGCAGGCACGCGGGAAGACGCATGA
- a CDS encoding ABC transporter ATP-binding protein, giving the protein MSGIVLRGRMWQQPGERPPGLRERVAALRYVPPFLRLVWEAHPAFAATMVALRLVRALVPVTVLWTGKLIVDQVVALTRGAGDVEALWRYVAVEIMVVVAGDLLARGSALVESLLGDLFSNHVSVRMMEHAATLDLEQFEDPSFYDHLERARVYTTDRIGLLAQLLNIGQDLLTLLSLGTALVAYSPWLGLLLVAAVLPSFLGETHYAGLEYSLLYRYTPQRRQLGYLRMVGASTETAKEVQMFGLARWLTDRYRVLAERFYQENRRLSIRKGISASLLGTIGTAGYYAAFVTVLLSAVRGAISLGQLTFLTAAFTRSRDLIARLLLAASEIYEQCLYLRDLFVFFEMRPRIASKPGARAVPTPIREGFEFEDVGFRYPGSDRWAVRHASFRLRPGERIALVGENGAGKTTVTKLLARLYDPTEGRITLDGVDLRDYDVASLRRAISVIFQDYIRYAMRFDENIGVGHIDAILPYLEAVERAPGATAGAEANGSGTATASPNGPRANGNGNGADYVGGVQLPRPLKVAAEQSLASTLLPRLPSGYRQMLGRHFEEGVDLSGGEWQKVALARAYMRDGQLIILDEPTASLDARAEYEVFTRFSALMAGRMAVLISHRFSTVRMADRIVVLSGGTTVEDGTHEELMERGGLYAELFSLQAAGYR; this is encoded by the coding sequence ATGAGCGGGATCGTGCTGCGCGGGAGGATGTGGCAGCAGCCGGGCGAGCGCCCGCCGGGGCTGCGGGAGCGAGTGGCGGCGTTGCGCTACGTCCCGCCCTTCCTGCGCCTGGTGTGGGAGGCGCATCCGGCCTTCGCAGCTACGATGGTGGCGCTGCGTCTGGTTCGTGCCCTGGTGCCGGTGACGGTGCTGTGGACCGGCAAGCTGATCGTGGACCAGGTGGTGGCGCTCACCCGCGGCGCAGGCGACGTGGAGGCGCTGTGGCGGTATGTGGCGGTCGAAATCATGGTCGTCGTCGCCGGAGACCTGCTGGCACGCGGGTCGGCGCTGGTCGAGAGCCTGCTGGGCGACCTGTTCTCGAACCACGTGAGCGTGCGGATGATGGAGCACGCCGCCACGCTGGACCTGGAGCAGTTCGAGGATCCCAGTTTCTACGACCACCTGGAGCGGGCACGGGTCTACACCACCGACCGGATCGGGCTCCTGGCGCAGCTCCTCAACATCGGGCAGGACCTCTTGACGCTCCTGAGCCTGGGAACCGCGCTGGTCGCCTACAGCCCCTGGCTGGGGCTCCTCCTCGTGGCCGCCGTCCTCCCCAGCTTCCTGGGAGAGACGCACTACGCAGGGCTCGAGTATTCGCTCCTGTACCGCTACACGCCGCAGCGCCGGCAGCTCGGCTACCTGCGGATGGTGGGCGCCAGCACCGAGACCGCGAAGGAGGTGCAGATGTTCGGGCTGGCTCGGTGGCTGACCGACCGCTACCGGGTGCTGGCCGAGCGCTTCTATCAGGAGAATCGGCGCCTCTCGATCCGGAAGGGGATCTCGGCGTCACTGCTGGGAACGATCGGGACGGCGGGGTACTACGCCGCGTTCGTGACGGTGCTGCTCTCGGCGGTGCGAGGAGCGATCTCCCTGGGGCAGCTCACCTTCCTCACCGCAGCGTTCACGCGGAGCCGCGACCTCATCGCGCGCCTCCTGCTGGCGGCGAGCGAGATCTACGAGCAGTGCCTGTACCTGCGCGACCTGTTCGTCTTCTTCGAGATGCGGCCACGCATCGCCTCGAAGCCCGGAGCGCGGGCGGTGCCCACCCCGATCCGGGAGGGGTTCGAGTTCGAGGACGTGGGCTTCCGATACCCGGGAAGCGACCGGTGGGCGGTGCGCCACGCCTCGTTCCGGCTCCGGCCCGGCGAGCGGATCGCGCTGGTGGGGGAAAACGGTGCGGGGAAGACCACGGTTACCAAGCTGCTGGCTCGCCTCTACGACCCTACCGAGGGGAGGATCACGCTAGACGGCGTGGACCTGCGCGACTACGACGTGGCGTCGTTGCGGCGGGCGATCAGCGTGATCTTCCAGGACTACATCCGCTACGCCATGCGCTTCGACGAGAACATCGGCGTGGGCCACATCGATGCGATCCTCCCGTACCTGGAGGCGGTAGAGCGCGCTCCCGGTGCGACGGCGGGAGCGGAGGCGAACGGCTCCGGGACGGCCACCGCCTCGCCGAACGGCCCGCGTGCGAACGGGAACGGAAACGGCGCGGACTACGTGGGCGGCGTTCAGCTGCCGCGGCCGCTGAAAGTGGCCGCGGAGCAATCGCTGGCATCTACGCTGCTCCCGCGGCTGCCCTCCGGATACCGGCAGATGCTCGGGCGCCACTTCGAGGAGGGGGTGGACCTTTCCGGGGGAGAGTGGCAGAAGGTAGCGCTTGCGCGGGCCTACATGCGCGACGGTCAGCTGATCATACTGGACGAGCCTACGGCGTCGCTCGACGCACGCGCGGAATACGAGGTGTTCACGCGGTTCTCCGCACTGATGGCGGGGCGGATGGCCGTGCTGATCTCGCACCGGTTCTCAACGGTGCGGATGGCAGACCGCATCGTGGTGCTCTCCGGCGGCACGACCGTGGAGGACGGCACCCACGAGGAGTTGATGGAGCGCGGGGGACTGTATGCGGAGCTTTTCAGCCTGCAGGCTGCGGGGTACCGGTAG